The stretch of DNA TCCCTTCGGGTTGGTGTATGAAATCACAGAGGACAAAACTCTCTCTAGCAGCCTCTGTGGCCTTATTACTCTAGGTTTGAGGGGCTGCTTGCCCTGCAGGTCCCTTGTTACCTGGGGCTCAGGAGAAGAACATCgaattccagccccctgcattaATTTTCTCTGAACGGGACCCCTGAAGGATCAACCTCAGGAcaagccggggggtggggggttgctgttCTGGGGGTCTTTGGAGTTCCTTCTGCTCCTGTTGACTCAAATAAGGCCCAGACGCCCGGTCTCTGGCCTGGTGCTAAAACCATCAGAGTAGAGGCAGAGCTAATCCCCAACCTGAACTGGGTTGAAGTCAGCCCAAGGATGTGGTTTTGCCTCCCTTGGTGGGGGAAGGCTCTGCCCCATGCTCGCTCCCACGTTTGAAATCCTGGGCGTTCCCTATTTGAGTCCCCGGAGGAAGGCCAGGTCAGGCCCAGGCTGATGGGCTTCTCTGGGGTTTCACTCTCTGCCCTTGCAGCTGGTCGCTGGGCCAGTGCAACAGAGCAGAAGCCAAGACAATTCCAGCACCTCTGTCCTGAAGAGGGCCTGTACCTCAGCGAAGAACACAACAGCAGGTGTCTGAATTCTTGCTAGTCCTTCTAAAGGGAGTGACTTCCCCGTCCTGGGCTCTTGAGGCCCCTTCACACTGATCACggctccattccttctctactgCTGTGCTGCCTGTAACAAGCTTGAAAAATAAATGCCAGTCTGCATGTTACCACGGCTCACTCTCCTCCTTTACATCTTCCCCTTTCAGTAGGTTTCGGAGCAGCGTCCAGAGAAACACACAGGGAAGGCCcagttctgctcccagctgcaatgGGACGAGCCCTGTGATTGCAGTGTGGTGCATGGGTGTAAGTAAGCAGCTGAGTCCCAGGGGCAGTGCACCAGAACTAAATAAGCCCCTGCGGTTTTCTGGTGCTGGACAGAGCAGCGCTTAACGCCTCCTGTCTTGTGAGACATCTGCAAGTGGGAAGGCCCCTTGGCCCCTGTGACTGGGAACGTGTAACCCACCTGTCGCATTGCAGACAGTTTGGTTTGGATACAATCCCTCTGGCATACTTCCTGCTGCCTCCTTGTGCATTCCTGGCCAGGATTGGGCACCAAGGAGGAAAAATCCCACTGGAATTATTTGGAGCAGGGTTAGGCCCGTTGTGTTCTTATCAACTCATGTGGTTTTAGTGCCTAGCACAGCTCCTCCTCTTTGCACTACTCTGAGCATGGGAAGAGGAAGAAGCTTCCCTGAGAAGGggtaatttatttacaaattgtgtttcttgcaccttcctctaaAGCAGAGTTTCTcaaccttgttttgttttttaatatatatataaagaacCCCTTTAAAATTTTGACTTAACCACAGTACCTAcagttttcagacacacaattttttgCTACCCTTGCAAcatttttgtttaaacaacttaattgtaattggttggttggaagaaCTGCCCATAGGCAATCAACTTGCCATAGTACGGCTTATTGGGCAAAAaggataaatgaaaaaaattagatgagCATAAAAaagtccaatttttttattcataaggGTGAGAAACACTGCATTAATAAACCCCCTGGAACAGCTCTGGGAACCAGCAGGGGTGCacgtacccctggctgagaaccactgctaaaGACAAGACAGTGGACTAGGAAGTTAGGGTGTGATCCAGCCCCGTTCCCCTACCATCTGAGCATCTCACAGTCTTCCACATGCGAGGTAGCGACACCATATGCCATAAAGAGAAACTCATCTATTCCTAACTGGGTTTATAgctgccctgtagcaccttaaagactgacaatttgctcattaggtaatgagcttccgtggataagacccacttggGACTTATCCACGatagctcatggcctaataaataaatgtgtcagtctttaaggtgctccaggactgcttgttatttgtgaagctgcagactaacatggtgaccccTCTGAGTTTAAAGATGACAGTCAAACAGATACATGGGGCGAAGGCAGAAAAAGGCCTCAGGTGGCTTCTGATAACCGTCTCAAAGGCAGTTGTTACACCccggaaaaaaaaggggggaaagcAGAAAGGGTGATATCAATATGCAGATGTGACAAATTTATCACATCCGTCATCCATGACTTTATCTCCAGACACCAACATCTAAGAGCTCCACCTTCCCGTACAATCATCAACAAACCACTGGGTTAGACCCACAACTGGTGCAGACCAGCCTCACTCCCTCGGCTTCGGTGGAGCTACTCCCATGTATGCCAGCTGGGGATCaagccccctctgtcgccagaacCCAACagaagtagtctcagaggggtggccgtgttaatctgtagcctcacaaaaacaagcagtcctgtagcgccctGGAGACTGATCatatgaggtcatgagcttttgtgggtaagacctgcttcattgggagtggggggaagttCGGTAAACAAAGTTTggaaggggagcagagaaagctgcCTTCAACatataacaccccccccccgcagcccccagcaTGGATCCCAtagatcaggagtcagcaacctatCCAAGGccgagtgcagaaatttgaccttttgacctctacagaCTGGCCGAGTGCCACTGACACTTTATAAAGTctctaatagtcctactgacaacagcacCATTAATAAAtgcattaagatgcagagctttcccattCTGGTACAGCTGGTCTCAGGGATtaactcccagctgcatggggaaggtggGGCAGGACTGAGTTCCTGCCTAGTGtgctaatgaaaatcagctcacatgccacttgctggcacccgtgccgggggctgctgacccctgccagaGATGTTATAAGAGCTTAGCTGGAACAGCGCTGGTAACGAAATTGTTCAGGATTCTCTTTGtttggttccccctccccccatgtaaaGCAAATAATCTACACGAACAAACAAAGGGTGTTGTGGAGCCCAAACGATCAGACATGGTGAGCTAAGCTCCAAAACGAAAAAAAATTCACAAGATTAAAAATGAAACCAGGACTTGTAATTCAATTAATCCATTTTAGGTTCTTTGCCTTCTGGAGTCTGAGACTTTCTATCTCTTCTCCCCAGCGATGAGGGCTAAAGTACCCCGCACCCTGCCCCGCCCAAATGATTGCTGAGATGTTCACATGATGACTCTGGATGCTGGGCATTCAGCCCCACCCGAAATGTTGCAAGACTCAGGATCAGATTGCAAGACAGCAGTTTCCTGCAACGCCCCGGACAAACCTTACTGAATTTAATTAAACCATATTGCGTGCAATGGAATACCTTTCATGGATTCCAAGGCCAGGAGAGAGGCTGTGATCAGAGCTAGGAGGCCTGGTTTGTTTGATAAGCCCTAATATAAGCCTGAGTCCCTGGACTGTTGCTGCCCCGCCTTGACCCCGGGACTGGGGTTGTATTGGTGGAGTGGGCCCTGTCCAGATTCGCTGTGAGCTACTGAGCCAGGAGTACAGTGAGGCAGAGTGGCTGTTCGCCAGCCCAGAGAAGGTGGAAACACACCCCCAATTGGCCTGCGCCTGCTCCTTGTTAAATCAAATCCTCTGAGCACCTTGTGCCGCCCGCTGTGTCCAAAATGCAACTGTTCGTGTGCTGTGGTGATATTGTCGGCAACATCTCTTGGAGGAGACGGGGTGTTAATGGTGATCAGTCCTGGGAAGCACCACGCTGGGGAAGGGATCTGTTCATGCAGCAGAGGTCCATTAATGGATCACTTGAGGGTGACCTGCTCTGCTCACTCCCTCGGGGGCACCTGGAACTGCAGACTGTCGgaagccaggacactgggctacatGGCCCTTGGGTCTGAACCAGTGTGGCCATCATGTAACCTGATACCAATTGCCGATCACTTCCAAGACTCAGAGTGGATTTTCTGATGACCAGTAGATGAAGACTTTGGGATAAACACACTGAATTTAAACCCAGATCCAACAAAGGGACAAGACGCCCCCATCTGCAGAGGGCTGTGCTCCTGAGGTCCCCAAGGAGTAGGGAGTGGTTGTTACTCTGAGCAAAGGGTGTGATGAACGTGGAAGAACCACTCTTACCAAAGACCGTGTTGGGATGGGTTTGAGGGCATAGAGGGTAGAAATTTCTGGTCAgcttattagcatgcaggtgggCTCGTATATGGGTTTTAAATGTTTTCCCTGCAGTGCTTTTATCTCAAGAATAAACTCTTTGCATAAAAAGGCCTGGGAGGCGATTGCTAGCTGCAGCAATTAGAGAGGGCACTGGCCTTGAAGGTGGAAGCAAAGCAGGTCTGCTTAGCTATCCTGTCTTTTGTCTGATATAACACAAGGAAGGCAGGGAACCGAGCAGCCGGGAAATAACCTGCTCAGATAGCAGAGACATGTATCACCAGCCAAGAGATGCAATAGCCTGGAGCCCAGAGCTGGAATCCAGCACCACCAAAAACTTGGAGGAAATTGCAAAGAATAGATTCCACCCCTGGGAAGACTGAACTCAAAGCTCCAATGCCCCACGCAGGAGCTGCCATTTTAGCCTTCCAAAGAGGTCCTAGGTGAGATGTGGCTGATGCACAAGGCTGCGTGATGGCTCCCTAGGGGATGAATTTGACACTAACCATGCTGCTGAGAGATGCATTTTGTAGCTAGTGCTCCAGAGATGTGCAAGAGCAAACTGATTCTACACTGATTAGTCATATGAGCTCAACTTCTGTGGTTTCCTAGGTGTTGAATCTCACGGGCTATAAAaccaggcaggaagctgatggTGACTCCAGTTAAAACTCAGCCTGGAAGGGGACTGGCAAAGCTGAGAGCACCAAGATGAAGCAGCccttctgcctcctgctcctgctgctgtctgccACAGCAGCCCAAGCCGGTTAGTAGACAAAGCCAGGGTTCAGACAACCCCGTGGGGTGCATTTAGCAGGCGAGGAAAGATCAGATCAATCACATCATCGGGGATGTATTTCTCTTTCAGGAGCTTCATGGAGTGAGATTGTGGGAGGCCAGGAAGCCAAACCCCACTCCAGACCATACATGGCCTATCTAAAGAGACACACCTTGGATTTCTGCGGGGGATTTCTGGTGGCCAAAGACTGGGTCATGACAGCCGCTCACTGCAGGGGGTAAGATTTTGTTcggtgtttgtacagcatctggTGCAAGTGTAACTGTCCACAGGTGGACAtggacctgggacctctggagctcagtgcagggacctctacagtctgagctaaaagccggCTGGCGCTGaggtaaggctgtagaggagactcatttttttcctctctgggaGTGTTCTAGGGACCCCTAGATGGGGCAGTGAACCACACCACGAAGAGTGTGGATTACACAAGGGAATCCCGATCCATGACTGGAAGTGCAAGACCCTCCCACAGTACAAATAATCAATCTCTCCCTCTAGAGTTTATACCTCACCTGTACAGCAAATGACACAATTAACGTCTGCATGGGTGACAGAGCTGGAATGGGCCCAGGGTATTAGACAGACAAGGTGTGGGAGGTGGTAACTTTTATTGCACCAACACAGGTTGATGCGAAAGAGAAGCTTTAGCGCTCAACTGGGGCTCTTTGTTAGTAAAAGATATTCCTTCCCTGCCTTGTCTGTCACCACATAATAGATATTTTGATTCATCAGCCATTCCAAAAACATTGATAGTTTTGGGCCAACCTGATCATCACACAAAACATTTTGAGGGATATTTTCTGGGGGCTGCATTTTGTGATCCAAAATCAAGTCAAAGAGTCCTTTTTGCCTCCCTccacccaacaacaacaacaacaaaaaagtacTGAGGCATTTTCAGACAGAAAGGTCACTGACTTTTTCAGACACGGGTTGGCAAAACCAGTTCAGTGAAACTGAGCCCAATTTGCAAAAATCTGTCAGTGTCACCAAGGCAACTTTTTTGTGGGGgagaaaccaaaccaaaccaaaccgcgCCTTCTGTCTGAAGCCTTTTGCCCAACTCTTCAAAGCCTTGTAACTCATCTCATGCGGCCTGTTTCCTCTGCATTAGGAGCAAAGCGCGCCTTGCAGGTTGGTCCCACTTTGAGTTTAAGAGCTGGGAGAGTCTCACTGAGGGAAATTGCCAAGTCAGGTGTCGCAGGAAGGATTTGCTGTTttatctgaaaatattttataatattaatCCCGACTGATCCTTGTTCCTAAGGCCGGAAGGGACCGCTgccatcatctagtctgacctgtacGGCTCAGGTCCGAGACTGGCCACAAAATGATTTCTAGAGTCCATTTGTTAGGAAAACAGccatattttgatttaaaagttgACTGTGAAGGAGTAATTTGTGTTCATGTGGTTAATTACGcttactgagaaaaaaaaaaaaattccttattTCCACTCTAGTTACGTCTAGCTCTGCCTTCCAGTCATTGGCTTCTATTAGACCAGtgggtcccaaccttttcactagtatgTACCTCCAACCACCCCCCAAACcctttgcagacccccatcaaagccaattctagcctctAGGTATGCTTCATTAAGCCTAAGGCTACAGtattgtttctatttcaggaatacttttgtatcctgaaatagaaaccgtGCGGCCACAGACCGCCctcgaaatagcagggctattttgttCCTGGTGACTCTCGTTGTACAAGGGTTACTGGGGTGCTTGAAagaagcacttatttcaaactctggGGAAGTGGTGCCTGCACTGGGCTCAAAATAAGAGGCCTCCAGATAAGTTACGCAATTTGCACAACTTATTTTGAACTAGGCCTAAATGAAAAAGGGAAactacaacatagattttcagacagctatTGATAACGtgactggaagatatttaatttaaaaatcattgATTGTAgtattgcaatttatttaaaaaactcatTTTCTATGATTGTTTTTATCTACAGTAGAACCTCGAGATGCACTCAAGTTGAGTGTGTGTAACTTGGGTTAATACGACTCTGAATagaggggagctggtgcctggatCCGGGCTACCCGCCACTCaagggagccgggaaactgaccagcacagccccgcttgtcagtttcctggctcccaccgcatggagggcagcctggagccaggcaccagctccctgccacttggagTGTGGAAACTTCCCCACTCTTGTCAGGAGcagagagagtcaggctgctgcccatgacagaagcagtttcccagcacctgtcagaggtggcagcctgactcttggctgccagccctgacaggagcagggaaaatgaccagcgcagcagctagtcagtttcctggctcctcgagttccacaaaatttgacttatgcagagttgtgcaagaatgcaacctccacggaagttgggcggggtgggggggtgtctacTGTATCTTCTATTTTTTCATGAACCCACTGCAATACCCTCTGCAGACTCTACATTGGGAACCACTCATTAGACCTTTCTCTGCTAAACCAAAGGGCCCATTATTCAATATTAGTTCCCTGTGTGGCCCCGATAAACTGTGACCAACTCCTCCCTTAGCCTTCAATTGGTTAAGCCAGGGAAGAGAAACGAAAATAACTAATGGTCTAAGAAAACGTGACCTAAGAGGGAAGCCTGAAAAAACTGAGTTTGGAAAAAGACAGAGGcaattttcaaatacctaaaagggtgttacaaggaggagggagaaaaattgttctcctcggCCTCTGACGACAGGACAAGCAGCCATGAGCTTAAAtggcaccaagggaggtttaggttggatgttaagaaaaacttcctaaccgtcacggtggttaagcacaggaataaattgcttagggaggtggtggaatctccatcactggagatatttaaaagcaagttaaacaaacatccagatggtctagatggtgcttggtcctgccatgagggcaggggactggacctgatgacctcttaaagtcccttccagttctagtgttctatgattctacatagTTTTGAGCTCCTGGCATTACTCACGGTCCTGAGGGGGAACATGTGCTCACTTTAAGGCCCTTTGAACTCAGCACACAGTTGCACATAACCTGTCAATCACTAGGTTGTGCGGTGGGTTTCCTTCAGTTTACAGCTGCACTGTCTTTTCTAGGTAGCTAGCGGCTGAGCATCGGGACCAGCTACCACATGCTTACAGAGCAGGACAGCAAAGGAAAAGCAATTTACAATTAATTTGCTTTTACCAATTTCAGGAACATAACAGTCATATTAGGAGCTCACGACATCCACAAGCAAGAAGACTCCCAGCAAACATTTGCAGTTAAAAGTTATCACCAGCCCTCGAACTACAAACTCTATGTGAAAAATGACCTCCTTTTGCTGAAGGTAATGGAGACCTATCGGGCTTATACTCACTTCCAAGTTTCCAGCCTCAGGGCCCCCTTTGAGGTTTGGTGCTTGGCTGTGGTGATAAGTAGTAAGAGAGGAGCTGAAGACAAGTTTAGAGCAGGGGTCCCATGTTAGGTCCATCGTATGGGTTCTGCAGATGGGATGGAGGGCACAGATCAGAATTCattgtaagctgagctcttgagcagccactcaggagagattcagatgctgcccagctgattagcagagagcccacagccatgCATGACAGgccacatgtgtttctattggtggtatacctctgcacctgccttgatgcacataacaaaatttattccacccccggatggaaaaaaatttgaGGGAACTCTGGCACAGACCCTGCCCTGTATAGCCTGACGTTGATGAAGATTGGTATTGTGGTAGCAACTAGCAGCCCAAGACACTGACCATGACTCAGTTGCACTAGGCCCtgtacaaaaacaaagcaaaaagatcGGCCCTGCCACAAAGAGATGAGTCTAAGACAAGAGACGGATGGAGAAATTGACAGGGGATTGGAACAAGGGAGATGGCACTGATCCGTCAGCATGCTGCGTGGTGGTCCCAGGGGCTGCCTTCAGACAGTCAAGGCTTGTGTAAGCATCACACCTAAGAAGagtttagaaaacatgatctatgagggaagattcCCAGGCTCTTCCAGGAGAGGGGACAGCAGGAGAGGAAGCACAACAGGGGATACTGGAAAGTGTAACAAATGGGCAATGAAGGCTGGTAGCATTGCTGGGCACGAGGCGGGATTACGTGAGAGAAGAGAGGTCGTTGGGTGGGAACAGGCCAGCAGGGGCCTGGAAAGGAGTGAAGTTTGATGAGATGGAGAGGGTAGAGGCAGCATGGCCCTTAGAAACAGGCAGGTGACAGATTCTTTATTGGGTAATATTGAAAACCATTAACGCTTCTGGCtctcctcatcccccacccccagctgaacGGGAAAGCCACACTCAACAAATATGTCAACATCATTCACCTACCCAAGACCAACAAAGAGGTTCTTGCCAAAGCCAGCCAGTGTagcacagctggctggggcactatCGACCGGGGAAAAGCCACCAGTAAACTCTTTGAGACCCGAGTCACCATCCTCTCACGAAAGCAATGCCGCTCTTTGAATCCTGCGGTAACGGACGGCATCATCTGCGCAAACAGCAAAAGCCAAGCCAAAGACTCCAGccaggcccaggactccagccaggTCAGTAGGAGACATGTCTAGGAGAGGGTGGAATGGGAGTGTGGCCGGGTCCAGGGTGGCTAGGTAGCCTTGGGGCTAGATTCCCAAGTAGGAGGGCCACCATGGGGGGCACTGGTCCTttccctgtggtcctggcccagggaccctgaacCACTCCCTTGTTATTCCTTAAGTTTGGGACATGGTCCCAATAGTCCAGATTACTCCTTGGTTGGGGTCTCTCGGGGGTTCCCTGCCTTTCCCAGCAGGGTAGGTTGGGGGCTTATGTGCTCCCATGCCTGCTAGGCTCTTACACAGTGTAGAGGAAGCAAAGGGAGGCAATGCCACCcttgggtcttagtgctcaacctctcccctcttcctgtcCCCGTTCTGACAGTTCCTGATGGCTCTTACCACAGGCTGTTGCAGCTTGCAGACAGGCGACTCCCCCCAGAGAGTAtcaacttaaaagtgaaaagccattCAGTTTGCCAGGCCCATTAGcttaacactgaacctgtgaaagagccaggaAGTCCACGCTGaccctctcgtctggcaccctcaggacatgacagGTGCctggcaagagaatttgccaatgTTTCTCAACATGGTACAGATACCCTTGggagtacactgaggtcttccagtgggtacatcaactcatctagatatttgcctagttttacaacaggcaacaTAAAAACCCCTAGAAAAGTCAAATCTAAAAGTTCATAAttacttgtttctattgcttcatatgcctgATGCTGAAATGTCAGTGCAATATTTCTCTTCCAATTTGCTGATTTGGTAATAAGATGGtaaaaagtcagcaagttttcagtaggagtcttctgtgatatttgtgcaagtttttgtaagtaagtagtttgtcggtgaggtgtaacttggtgggtgTGTGAAACAAATCtggctcctgcaaagggtacagttaTCTGGATAGGTTGAATAGCCCTTGTTTCAAGACCGCCGGTGACtctaggaccatgtttctcaatggGCGGTATGTGTAACCTtaggggtacacaagagaagtcttgtatcggaggggtagccgtgttagtctggatctgtaacagcaacaaagggtcctgtggcaccttatagactaacagaaaagttttgagcatgagctttcgtgagcacagactcacttcatcagatgctggag from Carettochelys insculpta isolate YL-2023 chromosome 27, ASM3395843v1, whole genome shotgun sequence encodes:
- the LOC142002444 gene encoding mast cell protease 2-like, coding for MKQPFCLLLLLLSATAAQAGASWSEIVGGQEAKPHSRPYMAYLKRHTLDFCGGFLVAKDWVMTAAHCRGNITVILGAHDIHKQEDSQQTFAVKSYHQPSNYKLYVKNDLLLLKLNGKATLNKYVNIIHLPKTNKEVLAKASQCSTAGWGTIDRGKATSKLFETRVTILSRKQCRSLNPAVTDGIICANSKSQAKDSSQGDAGNPLVCDGKAEGIFSHYFGDNLGFYTNIASYISWIKKTMK